The genomic DNA GAGTACTATGGAGGCTAGTATCATTGTTGATTGTATGTTTTGATTTGTTTTTTATTGTACTGTTTTGAGTAGATATATTGTTATTTTTATTCAAATTAGCTGGAGCAACCACCTCCGTACCAGTAGCGGTAACGTGACTATTGCGTATGCTTGATGATATTTGAACAGTTGCATTTTTTTTATTGAGGATTAGATTAGGCGATAGTGGATGCTCAGATGTTTTCCTTTTTTTATTTTGGCTTGATCCCTCTTCGTCCGGAGAAAAATCTTGTAGCGCTACTCTAGCTCGTTTGCCAGCAGGGAGATTTGATGCTGCCTTATTGCTTATTTGCTGATCCAATATATAACTTGTTCGGAATATGTGTAAAGTCTTTTTTGTTTGATTTCCAGTGCAAGAAAAAATAAAAACTAAGGAAAATTTATATAATATCCAAAATAGTACGATTAAGGTCATGGGTATGTAAAATGACGAAATGTGTTGTTGTATTGTTAAAAAATTAATATATACAAGGTTTTTGAATTATACAATAGGATTCTTGCAGACTAAAATAGAAAATAGGGGGAGGAAGGGTGGTTTTACTATGCTTTCATTGACAAAAAACTTGATCTGACACAGAAAACATTTAAAGAAGCAATTAAATTAGCTAAAAACCAAAGGAGGGAATTAGGTCAAAAACAGGGTGAAAAAATAGACATCCAAATAGGAGAGGAGAAAAGAAACATGGAGATAGCTAAGCTGTGAAGTTTCAACAGAAACGCTACAAAAAGCAAATATCCATTCATCATTATGGCTACATTTTTCTGAAAAAGCAAATGGCTAACCCATTTCCAGCCCCTTATCTCCTTCGATAAAAAATGGCGCTCTAGTAGACCTCTTGCAAAACCTACTTTGTGATGAGCAATTTTTAGGAGAAGTGTAGTCGAGCACCGCAGAATACTTAATGTATTTGAGGAGCATAGACAAGCTTCGACACCAAAATTGCCATTAGAAATAGGTTTTGCAAGAGGTCTACTAGAGCGCCATTTTTTATCGAAGGAGATAAGGGGACCAGCCAGAGGCGTGAATAGATACTTATAATTCGCTAAAAAACATAGCACCCAGGTGTTAGTCTTTTACTAGAGCGCCTACCCTTCTTTACCTGACTCCTCTTTCGTATAGGACTTTAATGGCAATTGTACATAAAGCGGTGCATGGAACAAGAAAGAAATAATTTCTTGACTTACAGTAGCCATAAATTTTCTAAACAGGTAGTAAGCTTCAAACTTAAAAGTGATAATAGGGTCTTGCCTTTCATAAACGGCATTCTGGACCGATTGTTTTAAATCATCCATAGCCCGCAAATGGCTTTTCCAATGTTGATCAATCACATGCAGCACAACCATACATTCTAAATTCTTAACCAGTGCCCTTCCACCAGAATCGATAAAAGCAGCAGGGTAAGCAGTAGCCCTAATATACATTTTACCATCAAAAAAGGGAGCCTCTACGCTGTCATTACTGCCTACAACAGATTCCTTGAAATAGGAAAATAATAGCTCCTGCAATGTTGTAACACGCTCGTAATATAGTTTTGCCAGTCGCTGATAGATATCCTCTATAAGCACTTCTTTTTTCTTGCCTGCAAAAAATGATTCCGAAAAGCCATCTGAAATGCCAAATACAGCAAAAAAAATGGGATTGAGGCAACTTGCTTCTAGTTTGTTGTCTTCATGCTCTATAATGTTGGTTACAGTATCGTAAAGCATATTCATAATATCCACTTCAACACCTTGGCCCAATAAAGCATGGTTTCTACGCTTATAAACCGCACTGCGATGGGTACCCATTTCACGGTCATACTCCAACAAACGCTTGCGCATAGCAAAGTTATTCTGTTCTACTTTCTTTTGTGCCCTTTCAATAGACCTACTCACCATGCTATGCTGAATAACCTCTCCCTCTTCTAAACCAATTCTATCCATTACAGCCGCAATCCTATCTGACCCAAAAAGACGCATTAAACTATCTTCTAATGAAAGAAAAAATTGAGAAGAACCTGGATCACCTTGTCGCCCAGAACGGCCACGCAACTGCCTATCAACACGCCTGGATTCATGCCGTTCTGTACCAATAATGGCCAGCCCACCCGCTGCTTTTGAATCTTGGCTCAATTTAATATCTGTGCCACGACCTGCCATATTGGTGGCAATGGTAACCGTACCAGCCACACCAGCTTGTGCTACGATTTCTGCCTCTTTTTGATGATGCTTGGCATTTAAAATTTGATGGGGAATTTTACGAAAAGCAAGCATTTTGCTAACCAATTCAGATATCTCCACAGAAGTAGTACCCACTAAAACTGGCCTTCCTTGACCCGATAAGGTGATAATTTCTTCAATGATGGCATTAAACTTTTCTCGTACTGTTTTGTAGATTTTGTCTTCTCTATCCTCCCGCAACAAGGGCCTATGGGTTGGAACAGGTACTACTGCAAGCCCATAAATATCCCAAAATTCTTCTGCATCGGTTTCCGCTGTACCAGTCATACCGGCCAGCTTATCATACATATGGAAATAGCTTTGAAGGGTAATAGAGGCATAGGTCTGAGAAGGTTTTTCAATTTTAACACCCTCCTTTGCCTCCAAGGCCTGATGGAGTCCATCTGAATATCTACGCCCATCTAATACCCGACCGGTTTGCTCATCTACAATTTTTACCTTACCCTTGGAGACAATATAGGCTACATCTTTTTCAAATAGTGCATATGCTTTTAACAGCTGATGTAGGGCATGGATACGTTGTGCTTTTACCTTATAGGTTTGCTGAAAATAAGAACGCTTCGCAAGGCTTTCTTCATGGGTCAACGTAGTATCATTCTCAATAGCTGCAATATGGGCTGCGACATCTGGTAATACAAAGAAAGAAGGATCCTTCTCCTGCTCTGTTAAATAGGTAAGTCCTTTTTCAGTGATCTCAACATTGTTGTGCCGTTCATCAATGGAAAAGAAAAGGGGCTGGTCTGCTTCCGGCATCATCTTAGCATTCTCCTGAATGTAATAAGATTCTACATTATCTAAGATCTGACGCATCCCTTTTTCACTAAGGAATTTAATCAAAGGCTTGTATTTAGGCAATCCTCTATAAGCACGAAACAGCGCTAACCCTCCTTCTTCTATATTGCCTTCCTTTATTTTTTGCTTTGCTTCCTGTAACAGCTTAATCACCAGTTCCTTTTGTAGAGCATAAAGGTGTGCAATCTTAGGGGCCAACTCTTTATAGATATGCTCATCACTCTCTTCTACGGGACCTGAGATAATAAGTGGTGTTCTAGCATCATCAATAAGCACAGAATCCACTTCATCTACAATAGCAAAATAGTGCTTACGCTGCACCAAATCACTGGCATCTGTTACCATATTATCCCTAAGATAATCAAACCCAAACTCATTATTGGTCCCAAATATAATATCTGCTTCATAGGCACGTTGGCGCTCAATGGAATAGGCAGCATAGCTATCTATACAGTCCACCGTGAAACCGTGAAATTCAAAGATAGGTGCCATCCATTCTGCGTCTCTCTTAGCCAAATAGTCGTTTACAGTTACCACATGGACACCTTCATTGCTTAATGCATTTAAAAAAGCAGCTAGGGTGGTAATCAGGGTTTTACCCTCTCCAGTGGCCATTTCAGCTATTTTACCTTGATGTAGGACCATCCCCCCTATCAGTTGCACATCATAATGCACCATTTCCCAAACCACCATATGCTCACTGACTTGCCATTGATTTTGCCAAATGGCTTGATCTCCAGCTATGGTCACATAAGACTTACGTGCAGCAATGGCTCGATCATGGTCATTGACAGCAACGCTTAACTGGCTATGATCCCTAAAACGGCGAGCGGTTTCCTTAACAATGGCAAAAACACGAGTCAATACGCGATCTAAAATGGTTGCCAGCGCTGCTTTGTGTTGTTTTTTTAATTGTTCTAGCCGCTTATATCCGTCTAATCTGGCGTTTGTAGCCACTAGACCAGCTGGCTGTTCATCCGCTGATCTAGTGAGGCCTTCGATTTCAGATGCAATAGGCTGTAAATGTGCAGCGATCTCTTGGCGAACAGCCGTGACCTCTGCACGCAACTGATCATGTGAAAGAGGGGCCAACAGCTGATAAATTTGGTTGATTTCAGATACTTTTTGATTGTAAAAACGGCGTTGTTGCTCTTTCTTTGAAGTAAAAAGTTTAGAAAAAAGTCGATCAAGCATCTTTATATGGGTGAAAAAGCGAGTTTTGAAAAAAAGTCTAGCGTAAGGTATAAGGTGGTGATGAGAGGACTCGAACCTCCGGCCCACGGATTTTCAGTCCGATGCTCTACCGACTGAGCTACATCACCAACATAATTAAGGGATAGGCAATTTAAGCATTTTAAAAAACTTATACAAATGGGTATTGTATCTTACTTTTTCCTTGATCGAAAAGTAAGCCAAAAATGAAGCCCTGATGCAAACAGCTGCTGGAATCGTACCGTTTTACCACCTCAATCATCCTTTTGTAAAGGAGCATCATCTAACCGATAGCGTACCCATTTTTTTTGTGTTTCTGTATCTACAGCATCAAGTGACACCTTTTTGCGTAGATAAGCAGGTATTTCTAATTGTTCTTTTACATAGCGGTCATCCCAGCTTCTGGATGGACTACCTTGTTTGGAATGGATAGTAGCTGCATGACCATATGGATAACTTTTTTCCAGTGCTATTTCCTGAGACGCACCAAAAGGCAAAGGCAACTGTACGGGAGCTTCTTCCGCTTCACTAACTTCTTTGGCTCTTTTTTTAGGTGACTGTAAAGCTACCTCCATTACTGGCTTTTCCGTTGACGCCTGCGAGAGCTGCTGATTGACTTCCGGATGATAGGGTATTTGCGTACCAAGGTGCATAACATGCTGTTTTGAATAGTCAAAAATACCATGATTATCTGCCTCTTCCTCCCTATTAAATCCAGTAGCAATAACCGTAACCCGAATGCGTTCTGACATTTCTGGATCAGAGCCATGGCCAAAAATCACCTCAGCATCATTGCCAGTTTGCTCCTGTATATAATTAGTAATAATGGTTAACTCATCCATTTGTAATTCAGCTGCTTGGCCGGAAACAATAGATAAGAGTATTTTCTTTGCACCACGGATATCTGTATAGTCCAATAAAGGAGAAGCAAGTGCTGTTTCAGCAGCCTGTAAGGCCCTACCTTCACCCTCTGCTTCACCAGAACCCATAACCGCTGCACCTGCGTTTTTCATTACCGTTTTGACATCTTCAAAATCCACATTTACATAACCAGGTACCGTAATAATCTCGGCAATGCTTTTAGCAGCAGTGGTCAACACATTATCTGCTTCTCGAAAAGCTTCACTGATAGAAAGCCCACCTAATATGGTCTGGATTTTATCATTTAAAATAATCAGAACGGTATCACAATGTTTCCGCAATTCATTAATACCTTCTTGAGCTTGCAAATGCTTTTTTTTACCTTCAAAAGAAAAGGGGAGGGTGACAATGCCAACCGTCAGGATACCTTGCTTACGGGCAATACTAGCAATTACAGGAGCAGCGCCTGTACCGGTTCCACCACCCATACCAGCGGTAACAAAAAGCATTTTTGTATCATCATCCAACAATTCTCGAATGCTCTCTTTGCTTTCTAATGCAGCATTACGCCCCACCTCCGGATTGGCACCAGCGCCTAGCCCACTTGTAAGGGCCTCGCCAATTTGTAGCTTAATAGGTATAGGGCTACTTTGTAATGCTTGAACGTCTGTATTGCAAACAATAAAGGAAACATCTTTAATGCCACGCTTATACATGTTATTTACTGCATTGCTGCCACCACCGCCTACCCCTATTACTCTGATAATAGATTTATGGTGAAGGGGTAGATCAAATTTATAGGTAATATCCTTCATAACTTACAGAATAGCGCTGATGAAAAAAATGGCTGAACCAATAGCATCGCTTAGCCATTAATGATCATCATAATCATCTACTAAAAAGGCTTTCGTTTTGGTAATCATACGTGCAAAAGAAAAACTACCTTTTTTTGTTTTTTTAATATTTTTCTTCGCAAAATTTAAATCAGCAGATTGCGCTGCTCTATAGTATGCTTCTCGATAATCTAATGTTTTAAATCCAGCTAAAGTTAGCCCAACAGCCGTTGCATAGCCAGGATTACAAAGCTGTTTACGACTACCCTCTTCTAGATATTCATCTGGAAAACCTAAACGGGTGTCCAAACCAGTAACCTGCTCAAGCATAGAAGCCATGCCTGGTAAATTAGCACTTCCACCTGTTAGCACAATGCCAGCAACTAGTTTCTCATAAAAACCAGAACGTAAAATTTCTTCATGTATAAAGGTTACTATTTCTTCCACACGTGCCTGTATAATTTTAGCTAAGTTACTGGTAACCACCTCTTTAGGCATACGATTGCGCAACCCTGGAATCGTGACTACCGCTTGAGTAGCCAAGGCACTAGGCTCGATACTGCCAAATTTTACTTTTAATAGCTCTGCTTGCCGTTCCATAACCATACAACTTTGTTGTATATCTGAGGTAATCATATGCCCTCCAAGTGGAATGGTAGCAGTATAGCGAATAATGGCATCACAAAATACCACTAAGTTAATCATACTGCTACCAAAGTCTATCAAACAAACACCTGCCTCCTTTTCCTCATCACTCAATATGGCCAAACTGGCTGCTAAGGCAGAAGCCATAACCATTTCTGCCTCTACACCAGCTTTTTTAATACATTTATGTATATTTTGAATGGCATGTGTTTTAGCAGTAATGATATGAAAGTTTGCATCTAGTTTCACCCCTGACATACCTACTGGATCTTGGGTTACGATCTCATAATCTATGGTATATTCCTGTGGCATGGCATGCACAATTTCTGTACCCAAAGGAGTTACAATGCGATACATATCCCGGGTAAGCTTTTTGATATCTTCCACCGTAATCTCTTCCTCGACCGTATCCCTAGTAATGCTACCATGGTGGCAAGAACCTGTTACATGCTTTCCTGCAACATTTACATTGACAATATTGATATTGATACCGGAATCTTCCTCAGCAGCTTGTAGGGCTTGCTTGATAGCAATAGCTGCTTTATCAATGTTAACAATCATACCACGTACTACCCCGTCTGCAGCAGCGCTGCCGATACCTAAAACCTCAAGTTTGTTGGCATCATACTGACTCTGTGCCCCTATAACTACACAAATTTTACTGGTACCTATGTCAAGACTAGCGATAATTTCTGACATGCTTAAAAGGATATATGATGATAACACTACGCTAAAAGAGCAGGCGCATACAATCGAACTTTAATGCCTCAACCAACCCTATACTAGCCCCCTTTCAAAACTTGATTGCTAATGGCTAATGTTAAGCACAACAATTTATTAATTTTATCTAAAATAAACTAAAACGACAGGATCTACGCTAGATTATAAAAGCGATAAAACCACTAAAATATGAGTATATATTTACTAATAATCAGCTAGTTATACAAACTAAAT from Cardinium endosymbiont of Philonthus spinipes includes the following:
- the secA gene encoding preprotein translocase subunit SecA; protein product: MLDRLFSKLFTSKKEQQRRFYNQKVSEINQIYQLLAPLSHDQLRAEVTAVRQEIAAHLQPIASEIEGLTRSADEQPAGLVATNARLDGYKRLEQLKKQHKAALATILDRVLTRVFAIVKETARRFRDHSQLSVAVNDHDRAIAARKSYVTIAGDQAIWQNQWQVSEHMVVWEMVHYDVQLIGGMVLHQGKIAEMATGEGKTLITTLAAFLNALSNEGVHVVTVNDYLAKRDAEWMAPIFEFHGFTVDCIDSYAAYSIERQRAYEADIIFGTNNEFGFDYLRDNMVTDASDLVQRKHYFAIVDEVDSVLIDDARTPLIISGPVEESDEHIYKELAPKIAHLYALQKELVIKLLQEAKQKIKEGNIEEGGLALFRAYRGLPKYKPLIKFLSEKGMRQILDNVESYYIQENAKMMPEADQPLFFSIDERHNNVEITEKGLTYLTEQEKDPSFFVLPDVAAHIAAIENDTTLTHEESLAKRSYFQQTYKVKAQRIHALHQLLKAYALFEKDVAYIVSKGKVKIVDEQTGRVLDGRRYSDGLHQALEAKEGVKIEKPSQTYASITLQSYFHMYDKLAGMTGTAETDAEEFWDIYGLAVVPVPTHRPLLREDREDKIYKTVREKFNAIIEEIITLSGQGRPVLVGTTSVEISELVSKMLAFRKIPHQILNAKHHQKEAEIVAQAGVAGTVTIATNMAGRGTDIKLSQDSKAAGGLAIIGTERHESRRVDRQLRGRSGRQGDPGSSQFFLSLEDSLMRLFGSDRIAAVMDRIGLEEGEVIQHSMVSRSIERAQKKVEQNNFAMRKRLLEYDREMGTHRSAVYKRRNHALLGQGVEVDIMNMLYDTVTNIIEHEDNKLEASCLNPIFFAVFGISDGFSESFFAGKKKEVLIEDIYQRLAKLYYERVTTLQELLFSYFKESVVGSNDSVEAPFFDGKMYIRATAYPAAFIDSGGRALVKNLECMVVLHVIDQHWKSHLRAMDDLKQSVQNAVYERQDPIITFKFEAYYLFRKFMATVSQEIISFLFHAPLYVQLPLKSYTKEESGKEG
- the ftsZ gene encoding cell division protein FtsZ; this encodes MKDITYKFDLPLHHKSIIRVIGVGGGGSNAVNNMYKRGIKDVSFIVCNTDVQALQSSPIPIKLQIGEALTSGLGAGANPEVGRNAALESKESIRELLDDDTKMLFVTAGMGGGTGTGAAPVIASIARKQGILTVGIVTLPFSFEGKKKHLQAQEGINELRKHCDTVLIILNDKIQTILGGLSISEAFREADNVLTTAAKSIAEIITVPGYVNVDFEDVKTVMKNAGAAVMGSGEAEGEGRALQAAETALASPLLDYTDIRGAKKILLSIVSGQAAELQMDELTIITNYIQEQTGNDAEVIFGHGSDPEMSERIRVTVIATGFNREEEADNHGIFDYSKQHVMHLGTQIPYHPEVNQQLSQASTEKPVMEVALQSPKKRAKEVSEAEEAPVQLPLPFGASQEIALEKSYPYGHAATIHSKQGSPSRSWDDRYVKEQLEIPAYLRKKVSLDAVDTETQKKWVRYRLDDAPLQKDD
- the ftsA gene encoding cell division protein FtsA, whose protein sequence is MSEIIASLDIGTSKICVVIGAQSQYDANKLEVLGIGSAAADGVVRGMIVNIDKAAIAIKQALQAAEEDSGININIVNVNVAGKHVTGSCHHGSITRDTVEEEITVEDIKKLTRDMYRIVTPLGTEIVHAMPQEYTIDYEIVTQDPVGMSGVKLDANFHIITAKTHAIQNIHKCIKKAGVEAEMVMASALAASLAILSDEEKEAGVCLIDFGSSMINLVVFCDAIIRYTATIPLGGHMITSDIQQSCMVMERQAELLKVKFGSIEPSALATQAVVTIPGLRNRMPKEVVTSNLAKIIQARVEEIVTFIHEEILRSGFYEKLVAGIVLTGGSANLPGMASMLEQVTGLDTRLGFPDEYLEEGSRKQLCNPGYATAVGLTLAGFKTLDYREAYYRAAQSADLNFAKKNIKKTKKGSFSFARMITKTKAFLVDDYDDH